The genomic interval AGCGGTCGCGGCTCGGGCCGACGCGCGCGATGATTGAGGGCGTCGCGCGCGCGAGGGGAGAATTCGTCGCGCGTCTTGATGCCGACGACCGCATGCTCCCACTCCGCCTCTCAGAACAGGTCGCGCGATTGCGCGCGCAGCCGACAGCCCCCTTGGTCGGCACGGCGACCAGCAGGATCACACCCGAAGGGGAGCCCGCGGGCAACATCAGGATGCCATCCGGCGACGACGTGCGACGTCACCTCGTGCTTTTTAACTGCATCCCTCACTCATCCGTGATGCTGCGTCGCTCGGCACTTGAGGAGGTAGGGGGATACGACGAATCGCTGGAGCAGATGGAGGACTATGACCTCATCCTGCGATTGTCCGTCCTCGGACCGGTGCCGGTGCTCACGTCCCTGCTCACGGAGTACCGCATCCATCCCGGCCAACTCAGCCGCGGCGCAACCCCTTACGGGCTACACATCCAGCGTATCTCGGTTGCGCGCCGCACACTTGGTCGCGCGCTCGGAATGAACCGGCTCTCGGTTGCTGCCCGCGACGCCCTCTGGCGCGCGGCGCAGTACGCGCGCTACCACCGGGTTACGAGACCTGGGCACGAATATTGATTCCCGCCGAAAGGACGCAATCCTTGCGCATCGCCTTCATCGTGAACAATTACCCACCGCGCGCGGGCGGCGTCGAGTTCCACGTTCAATCGCTAGCACGCGAGCTCGCTGCCCTGGGCCACTCAGTTCATGTATACACACTCGGGCCTGATACAGGAACGCGCCGCGACGGCGCCGTCGTTGTCACTACGTTGACCGAGCGTTGGCGTATCGGGGACACGCTCGGGTTTCCGCCGCTCGGCTCGACTCGACGCCTCGCGCGTGCCCTGCGCGACGAGAGAGTGGACATCGTGTCGGTCCACACCCGGTTCTTTCCAGTCACTGCTATCGGGGTTCGCGCGGCGCGGCGAGCGCGAGTAGTAGTGGTGCACACCGAGCACGGAAGCGGCCATGTCGTTACTGACTCACCCTTGATCCGAGTCGCCAGTCGGTTGGTCGACCTTACCGTCGGACGATGGGTGCTGCGGCGGGCGGATCGTGTGCTGGCGGTCTCCGAATCCGTGGCCGCGTTTGTGATGCGCTTAGCGAGCGTGGAGGCACGAGTGTTCTACAACGCGATCGACGTCTCCACCGCAGATGACCCAGTGCGCATCCACGACGTGAATCGTGTCGTGTTCGTGGGAAGGCTAGTCCCAGGTAAGGGTTGGGATGTGTTTCTGGAGGCTGTGGCTGCTCTTCGAACGCTGGGCGTCGCCGTCGCAGCCGACGTCGTCGGCGACGGGCCGGATATGCCCGACCTCCAACGAGCAATTGGAAGGCTCGGCTTGAAGGACGTCGTTGTCGTGCACGGACGAGTCTCGCAACCCGCGGTCCGAGCGACTCTGCGCGGAGCAACCCTCGTCAATCCGACCATCCTGGCCGAGGGGTTTCAGACGACCTTGCTCGAGTCCATCGCCGAGTCTGGACGAGTCGTCACATTCGACGTCCCCGGCGCGAAAACGCTCCAAGACCGCGGAGCGCCGATCCGCGTCACTAGCAATGCAGATTCAAACGAACTGCTAGACGTGCTCCGTGACACCGTGGGCACTGAATGGGTACCCGCCTCGGACGCCTTGATCGCCGATTGGTTGTGGCCAACGCGAGCGCATGAGTATGCCGAGATCTGTCGTGCGGCACTTGAAGCGACGGCCGTACCGACTCGATAGTGTCGTCTTACACCCATTGTCAGCCCCATCGCCCGACGTAACCCACTCAGGAGGCAAGAGCGCATGCGTGTACTCGTCACCGGAGGCGCCGGCTTCATCGGCTCCCACACGGTCGTCAAACTGATCGAGGCTGGTCATGAGCCAATCATTGTCGACAGCTTCATAAACAGCAGTCCCGTCGTTATCGACCGGATCGAACAGATCACCGGTCGTCGCCCGTCGTTGCACGCCATCGATTTAACCGACCGCGGCGATACGGATCGTGCGGTCTCGGAGGCTGCCCCAGATGCCGTGATTCACTTCGCCGGCCTGAAGGCCGTCGGGGAGAGCGTGTCCGAGCCCTTGCGCTACTACCGCAACAACATTGTCTCAACCCTCAATCTGGTCGACGCCATGGAGAGTGCCGGGGTGCGCCGGCTCGTCTTCTCGTCATCCGCAACCGTCTATGGAGACCGGCGTGTTCCTCCCTTCCGGGAGGACGCGGACCTCCTCGAGGCCACCAATCCATATGGCCAAACGAAGGTAATGATCGAGCGCATCCTTTCGGATCTTTCGCGTGCGGCGGCGAACTGGGATATCGCTCTACTGCGGTACTTCAACCCAGTCGGCGCGCACCCGTCGGGCCTCATCGGCGAAAACCCGCGCGGCATTCCAAACAATATCGCGCCGTACATCACCCAGGTAGCGGTCGGCCGGCTCCCCGAACTTTCGGTGTACGGCGGTGACTACGCAACCGCCGACGGAACCGGTGCGCGCGATTACATCCATGTGCAGGATCTTGCCGACGGCCACATCACAGCGCTGACCACACTGGACCAGGCTCGCGGTCTGCGCATCTGGAACCTTGGGACTGGCGTCGCGACGACGGTCCTCGAGCTTGTCGATGCATTCGAGCGCGCGTCCGGAACGAAGATCCCATACACCATCATCGAACGTCGCGCTGGAGACATCGCGAGCGCGTGGGCCGACCCGACACTGGCGCAGGAACAGATGGGCTGGTCCGCTCGCCTAACTCTGGACGACATGGCCCGCGACGCGTGGCATTGGCAGCAACTCAACCCTCACGGTTTCGACGCTCCGTCCAGCTAACAGCCAACCACGCGATACAGCTTCGCCTGACCTTGCTGGTCGACCAACTCAAGCGCCGGCGATACGTCCAGGCTGGTTAAGCCCGGATAGACGTGCGACGCTCCGTGGATCTCCTGTGTTCCGAAGTCGAGCACGTAGTCGACCCCCGTCTGGAGTAGTGCCGCGCACGTTGCACTCCCTGGCGTTGCTACGTTCAACGTGCTGAGCACTTCGTCCTCCGCCGCTGACGTGGTCGTGAACATATGCGGTAGCACGACCCGCCGATCGGCGAGAGCATACGCGAGCGCCGTGCCGGTCCAGGGACTGCCGACGATGACGGCATCGGCCGGAACGTTTTCGTCCAATCGGTCGATAAGAGCAAGCTCGTCGGATGTGATCAAGCGAGCCGACGGAGAAGTGCGGTAGGACTCTGCAGCCCGCTCCACTGCGGCGGGCACCGGACTGATCGTCGGCAACTGCGTCGTTACGCAGACCGCCGCAAGAAGGGCAACCGGCACCGCTCGCCTAACCAGCCGAGGGGCCTTCCGCGCGCGGTCACGAGTCCACTGACGAGAGCGGATCCACACCCACGTCGCGCCAGCTCCGTATGCACCAAGAGGAACCGCAAGGAGCGGAAGAAGCGCTGCGAGGCGGGGGCGATTGTTGTACCAACTGCCAGTGAGCGCGTCCCGCAAGTGAGGATACGGCAGCGCCGTCACCACGATGTAGAGGACGACCGCTACGGCCAGCATCGCGACGGTGACCGTCGCGACCGGGCGACGACGCACCAGAGCCCAGGCCACCCCACAGATGACTAAGAACACGCCAGCTATCGCGGGCACTTCGTACCAGACTGCACCCGTGAGCACCTCTGCGACGGCACCGCGCACGCGCAACTCGATGGGCCAGTCCCTCCCGCTGCTCGGCCGAAGGACCATCAACAAGACGAAGCCCACCGCCAAGTAAGCGAGCAATGCACCGACCACGCCAACGCGCGTGGCCCAACCGCGCGCACGGTTGAGCGCTCGAACGCACAGAAGCGTGGCGATAGGCACCGTGAAAGCCATCCACGCGACGAACGCGCCCGGATGTGCGAGAAGAACGCCGGGGATGATCCCTAGGAGAAGCAGCCAGCTCTGCCACGTGGGCATCGACGGGTGTCTTGAACCAACTTTGACCGCTCTGAGCGTGACGGCAAGCGTAGCGGGCACCAACGCAACGCCGAGCTGGTAGGGGTAGAGAACGCCGTAGTCCATCATCAGCAGCGGGAAGGTGGGAAATGCGGCGGCGAGGACTCCGCTGGACAGCAGCACCGCACGATTCAGCCCGAAGAGTTGCCGAGTAAGCAGCACAGTGCCGGCTGGCCAGATGACGGCGCTGATGACCAACGTCATAGCATTTACTGCGACTCTGGAATCCGTACCGCTCAACTGCGCGACGAGCGACACGACATCGTGCCAGGCAGCGGGGTAGAACGCAGCAGTGCCTGAGTGGTCGGTTAAGTGGCCGACCCAGAGCGAGGATGCGTTACCGGTGTCGAGGATGAAGCGAACAACGTTTAGGTGGAAGACGTTGTCGAATGTGTTGGAGAAGTTCTCAGGTGACCCGATCGCTCCCAGGATTTGCCACGCGATGATGACCGCCGGGATCACGAGGGCCACCGCGATACGTGGCCCTGCAGCTCCCGAGACGGGCATCACGGCCCCATAACGCCGTGCGACTAGCCACACCACGGCGCCCGTAATCCCGGCCAGCGCAAGAACTGGCAGTATCGACCATGAAACTCCGGCAAGGGGCGCGATAATCGCGGCGCCGCCTACGAGCGGCACAGCGATGACCGGAGCGGTGGCGTACAGCCACAGTCCCCGAAGACCTAATCCCCAGCCGACGACACCGCCGACCGTGAGTAGGGTCGCCACCAACACGGTCGCAGCCCAGGCGAGTTCCCACCACACGTCCAGCGCATCCTCCCGGCGAGGGGGTAGTTCACCTCAGCCGCGGGATACCCTAGCGGAATCTCCCCGAGAAACCTCTGCCACCGCGGGCCGACGCTCAGGTTGCGGCGTTCCTCGCCGAGTAGGCTTGAGTGGCGCTGGTGAAAATGCGCTGCCGCGGGGACCCCCGAACACCCGTGATGTATCCCGAGTATTGAGGTTTCCTAAGTGTCTGACTACCGCGAACGCGTCAGTATCGTCATTCGGACGAAGAACCGTGGCGACCTTCTCCGGCGCGCGCTCGACGACGTCCTCGCCCAGACCTGCACGGACTGGCACGTTGTCCTGGTGAACGACGGCGGCGCCACCGCACCCGTCGATCAGCTCGTAGCCGAGCGCGAAGGCGCGTTCAAGGGGCGGCTCGAAGTTCTACATGTCGAAGGCGGTTCTGGCTCCATGGAGGCTGCCGCCAATCTCGGCGCCCAGCGTGCGCGGGGGGAGTTTGTGGTTATCCATGATGACGACGACACGTGGGCGCCAACCTTTCTCGACACGATGATCAGTGCTTTGGAAGCAGATCCTGAAGCAGTCGCCGCAACGGCACGCACGGAGATCATCTTTGAAAGGCTACAGAGTGGGGTGTACGTGGAGACCGGCCGTGCGCCCTTCGTTCCACCGGCAGAGATGGTGTCGCTCTACGATCTTCTGCAGACGAACCGTTTTGTCCCCATTTCCTTGCTGATCCGGCGTGCTGTATACGACGAGATCGGTTGGTACGACCCCACTCTGCGCGCCGTCGGGGACTGGGAGTTCAACCTTCGACTCATTCGTCACGGCCGAGTGATATTCGTTGGTGAAAGACCTCTGGCTTTCTGGCACCAACGACCCCATGCCACTGGCGCGGCGTCCAACAGTGTCTTTGGCGAAAGCGTGGAACACCTCCAGTTCGACCGTTTGGTCCGGGACCGCGAGATCAGCGACTACATCGACCGCAACGGGATCGGCGGCTTGCTTTATCTGTCTCGGTACATCGAAGAGACAGCCAGGTACTATTCCCTCCAGCAAACAGTCCGCCGCGCGCTCGCTCGTTTCAAACAGAAACTACGTCCACGCCGTTTCGGTCGCTGAGCAAATCCACTCTCCACCTCAATCGTCTTATAGAGAGGTCCTTTAACACCGTGTCGCAACGCGTTGCAGCCGTCGTCGTCACCTTCAACCGCCTGGAGAAGCTGAAGACCGTTCTCGCCCGGCTAGACGCACAAACCACGCCCCCGGAGTGGATCGTCATCGTAGACAATGCCTCTTCGGACGGCACCGATGCGTACCTATCCGGGCTCAACGACTCGCATTTGGAGATCGTGCGACTGGAGACCAACACCGGAGGCGCAGGCGGATTCGCCACTGGCATCAAGCACGCTTATGACCTCGGCGCTGATCTCTTCTGGCTGATGGACGACGATTGCTATCCTGAAGCGTCTGCCCTGGAAGCTCTCGTCGCGGGCCATGCCGAGGCCATGACCGCGATGCCCGGCGGCGTTCCGTTCGCATGCTCGCTCGTACACTTCGGTGATGACGAACTCGCCGAGATGAACATCGCGGCTCCAGATTGGAAATGGGCCCGGCTTTGGGTCACAGGTCAGCGTGCGATTCTGGTCCAGACCTGCTCCTTCGTCTCTGCTTTGTATACGCGGCAGACGGTCGAACGGATCGGCCTTCCTCTACGCGAGTACTTCATTTGGTTCGACGATGCGGCGTACGCACGCATGGCCAGCGTGGGTGTCGGACCAGGAGTGTGCGTGCTTGACAGCAAGGTAGTCCACGACACGCCCGACAACATCGCGGGCGACTTCTCGCGCATCGATGAGCGGAGTCTCTGGAAGTTCGCGTATGGAGCACGTAATGAGGCATCGTTCCACCTCCACCACGAGTCGTTGATCTCGTACCTGCGCTTCTTCGCTCGAGTTGAGATTCTTATGCATCGCGGACGGCTGCCGTGGCGCATCCGCCGCCACATTACGGGACGCCTGTTGGCTGCCATAGCTTTCAATCCCCGCGCTGAGATGGTCGGCAAGACTCCGGCGAAGGACTGACACACATGCGAACGCCCGCCACAGCCGACCAACTCACGGCACCGGGACGAACCCGCGGACTCGTCGACATCTTCACACGAAGCCACCTCCTATCGCTCATCGTGCGCAAGGAGATCCAGATCCGCTACCGCGGGTCTCTCTTCGGATGGCTGTGGTCATATGTAAAGCCGCTCGTACAGTTCGTTGTGTTTTACGTGGCTCTCGGGGTGTTCCTGTCGATGAATAGGGCCATCGACTACTACGCGATATACATCCTGGCGGGCATCACCATTGTGACGTTCTTCAACGAGGCGATTTCTAACAGCACGCGGTCGCTGGTCGACAACGCCGCGCTCATCAAGAAGATCTATCTCCCCCGCGAGATGTTCCCGGTTTCGAGCATGCTCGTCGCTCTCGTAAACACGCTGCCTCAAGTAGTTGTTGTTGTGGCCATCGCGATCTTCTTCGGTTGGGCGCCGTCGTTCCTGCAGATCGCCGCCCTCTTGCTCGCCGTCATCATCGTGGCCGTCTTGGCGGTAGGACTGGGCCTCCTGTTCGGTGCCATAAACGTGGTGTTTCGGGACGCTCAGAGCTTCGTCGAGATCATTGTCATGTGCGCAATATGGGCCTCTCCCGTGATGTACCGCTGGGAGATGGTCGCTGCGGCTGCACCTGACTGGCTCTACACCGTCTACCGTCTGAACCCCGTAACCATGGCTGTGGAGCTTTTTCACTATGGCATCTGGGAGCCGC from Microbacterium aurum carries:
- a CDS encoding glycosyltransferase, with amino-acid sequence MSQRVAAVVVTFNRLEKLKTVLARLDAQTTPPEWIVIVDNASSDGTDAYLSGLNDSHLEIVRLETNTGGAGGFATGIKHAYDLGADLFWLMDDDCYPEASALEALVAGHAEAMTAMPGGVPFACSLVHFGDDELAEMNIAAPDWKWARLWVTGQRAILVQTCSFVSALYTRQTVERIGLPLREYFIWFDDAAYARMASVGVGPGVCVLDSKVVHDTPDNIAGDFSRIDERSLWKFAYGARNEASFHLHHESLISYLRFFARVEILMHRGRLPWRIRRHITGRLLAAIAFNPRAEMVGKTPAKD
- a CDS encoding glycosyltransferase family 2 protein, translated to MSDYRERVSIVIRTKNRGDLLRRALDDVLAQTCTDWHVVLVNDGGATAPVDQLVAEREGAFKGRLEVLHVEGGSGSMEAAANLGAQRARGEFVVIHDDDDTWAPTFLDTMISALEADPEAVAATARTEIIFERLQSGVYVETGRAPFVPPAEMVSLYDLLQTNRFVPISLLIRRAVYDEIGWYDPTLRAVGDWEFNLRLIRHGRVIFVGERPLAFWHQRPHATGAASNSVFGESVEHLQFDRLVRDREISDYIDRNGIGGLLYLSRYIEETARYYSLQQTVRRALARFKQKLRPRRFGR
- a CDS encoding ABC transporter permease translates to MRKEIQIRYRGSLFGWLWSYVKPLVQFVVFYVALGVFLSMNRAIDYYAIYILAGITIVTFFNEAISNSTRSLVDNAALIKKIYLPREMFPVSSMLVALVNTLPQVVVVVAIAIFFGWAPSFLQIAALLLAVIIVAVLAVGLGLLFGAINVVFRDAQSFVEIIVMCAIWASPVMYRWEMVAAAAPDWLYTVYRLNPVTMAVELFHYGIWEPLDPRSSPPIDDLWSFSGYALATSVILLIVGQFVFRRLEGRFAQDL
- a CDS encoding glycosyltransferase family 2 protein, giving the protein MIIPTNRVDSWLDEAVQSALDSSDVSIEVIVVINGPASFEPRSWTADPRVVLVHERSRLGPTRAMIEGVARARGEFVARLDADDRMLPLRLSEQVARLRAQPTAPLVGTATSRITPEGEPAGNIRMPSGDDVRRHLVLFNCIPHSSVMLRRSALEEVGGYDESLEQMEDYDLILRLSVLGPVPVLTSLLTEYRIHPGQLSRGATPYGLHIQRISVARRTLGRALGMNRLSVAARDALWRAAQYARYHRVTRPGHEY
- a CDS encoding glycosyltransferase family 4 protein, with product MRIAFIVNNYPPRAGGVEFHVQSLARELAALGHSVHVYTLGPDTGTRRDGAVVVTTLTERWRIGDTLGFPPLGSTRRLARALRDERVDIVSVHTRFFPVTAIGVRAARRARVVVVHTEHGSGHVVTDSPLIRVASRLVDLTVGRWVLRRADRVLAVSESVAAFVMRLASVEARVFYNAIDVSTADDPVRIHDVNRVVFVGRLVPGKGWDVFLEAVAALRTLGVAVAADVVGDGPDMPDLQRAIGRLGLKDVVVVHGRVSQPAVRATLRGATLVNPTILAEGFQTTLLESIAESGRVVTFDVPGAKTLQDRGAPIRVTSNADSNELLDVLRDTVGTEWVPASDALIADWLWPTRAHEYAEICRAALEATAVPTR
- a CDS encoding DUF6541 family protein; this translates as MWWELAWAATVLVATLLTVGGVVGWGLGLRGLWLYATAPVIAVPLVGGAAIIAPLAGVSWSILPVLALAGITGAVVWLVARRYGAVMPVSGAAGPRIAVALVIPAVIIAWQILGAIGSPENFSNTFDNVFHLNVVRFILDTGNASSLWVGHLTDHSGTAAFYPAAWHDVVSLVAQLSGTDSRVAVNAMTLVISAVIWPAGTVLLTRQLFGLNRAVLLSSGVLAAAFPTFPLLMMDYGVLYPYQLGVALVPATLAVTLRAVKVGSRHPSMPTWQSWLLLLGIIPGVLLAHPGAFVAWMAFTVPIATLLCVRALNRARGWATRVGVVGALLAYLAVGFVLLMVLRPSSGRDWPIELRVRGAVAEVLTGAVWYEVPAIAGVFLVICGVAWALVRRRPVATVTVAMLAVAVVLYIVVTALPYPHLRDALTGSWYNNRPRLAALLPLLAVPLGAYGAGATWVWIRSRQWTRDRARKAPRLVRRAVPVALLAAVCVTTQLPTISPVPAAVERAAESYRTSPSARLITSDELALIDRLDENVPADAVIVGSPWTGTALAYALADRRVVLPHMFTTTSAAEDEVLSTLNVATPGSATCAALLQTGVDYVLDFGTQEIHGASHVYPGLTSLDVSPALELVDQQGQAKLYRVVGC
- the galE gene encoding UDP-glucose 4-epimerase GalE — its product is MRVLVTGGAGFIGSHTVVKLIEAGHEPIIVDSFINSSPVVIDRIEQITGRRPSLHAIDLTDRGDTDRAVSEAAPDAVIHFAGLKAVGESVSEPLRYYRNNIVSTLNLVDAMESAGVRRLVFSSSATVYGDRRVPPFREDADLLEATNPYGQTKVMIERILSDLSRAAANWDIALLRYFNPVGAHPSGLIGENPRGIPNNIAPYITQVAVGRLPELSVYGGDYATADGTGARDYIHVQDLADGHITALTTLDQARGLRIWNLGTGVATTVLELVDAFERASGTKIPYTIIERRAGDIASAWADPTLAQEQMGWSARLTLDDMARDAWHWQQLNPHGFDAPSS